The sequence TTCCTGGCTCCTCCTCTGCATGTCGGGCAGGGTCAGGCCACTCAGCTGCTCCACCAAAGCCTCCACCTCCCTGAGACTGGAGCGACTCAGTCCTCCACTGACAGACTCCATCCAGGCTCTAGGACCCTTCCTCTCAGCCTCAGAGGAATCACCATGATGAAGTGCTAATAGGCAGATTTGTTCCACAAATGTTTGTACAGgaatatgtttttattcaatCAAGTAGTCACTTATGGGATATTGTCAGAGGTTCTTATGCTCCAATAACATCTACAGTAGTGCCTCCTGTTAGCAttagtagatagatagatagatatactttattgatcccaaccagggaaattctggaacaGGGAATTCTAGTACATTTTCTTTGGCATTATTTTAACAGGAACCACACACCTAGAACTGTCCCCTACAGTTTATTTACAAATGTCCTTCATGACTGAAATCAATAAATGATGAGAGCTTCCACCTAGTCTGTCTTTTTCATTGATAAAACAGGTGGCTCTGGACACACATTGGCTAACTGTGACTCAAACATGGTTAAAAGGTAAAATGCCTACATTTACTGTGGTACTGAGATGTCTCCGGCACACATCCttccacattttcttttccttcatctGTTTCTTGACCATCACCCTCCTGTTCTCTGACTTGCTCTTCCACTTCTTCAGCATCCTGTTTCTCAGGCAGGGTGATGGAAGAGAGGATGGAGGTGGTGCCTGGCTCCAGAGACTCCCAGCTGGCTGTGACAGGCTGGCTCAGTTGGGCTGTCACTTCCCTTACCTGCACCCATGGAAAAAATACTTCAGCTCTTGAGTGAATTCAAGAACTACTCACGctcatgctaaaaaaaaaaaaaaaacttgtgcaAGAGACCATTCAAAATTATATTTATCTCAATGTGTATGAACAAGACGTTTCAGATTCTGATTAAGTCCTGAATATCTTATGTCacattatgtattatgtatattatgtaaatactgtatatacagctaaatacactactcacaaaaagttagggatattcggctttcgggtgaaatttcaggatgaacctaaaatgcattataacctttacaggtgaacttaatgtgaccttctgtaaacttttgaatgcacatgtccaactgttcaatgtttcagtactttttgcacaagttgctgttctctaacaaggagtttaacggcaaaattcacatcaggtgtttgatgctccagctcatcgaggtcgcatcattagggaacggctgctggagactggggtacctcaaatggagtggcctgcactttctccagacctgaatcccatagaaaacctatgggatcagctgagtcaccgtgtagaggcttggagctctgtaccccagaacctcaatgtcctgagggccgcccttcaagaagagtgggatgccatgcctcagcagacaataagtcgacttgtgaacagcatgagacgtcgttgtcaagctgtaattgatgctcaagggcacatgacaagttattgacactgacattttttgttgtggtatatccaccactgttgttggcttttgtttcaagaaattgtttgagatgaggaaatcaccagtgtatgcttctacttaaatgccctactttcatgatataatatcactgtagcgtgaactttttatattttccataaatttcacccaaaagccaaatatccctaactttttgtgagcaGTGTATATATTTAAGTCTTAAACTCAGGATTGGAGGTTGCAGTGTTCTTGGTATGTTGCAATCAACCAGCCATGCTGATTTATATTCTCATAGGTCAGTTGTTCTTGCTTTCATGTTCATTTCAACCGCCATTAGTTGGCATCACAATGAGCATCAGCCCAGACAGTGGATGTGCTTTGGTTTACTTTGTTATGCTGTGCCTTCCAAACAGGAGGAACTGCTGCCTATCAGGTGTCAACATCTGCCTCCTGTATTCCCATAAAACCATGCATTTTTGAGGTGCTTACTGTAACTGGTTCAAATTATGTTCTCAGTCCTGACAGACCAAATAGGCACTGTGTGAAGGAATCTTATGTATTGAGTACAGCACCTGAGTTGAGGTAAATTGTAGTAACTACTGACCTGCCTGGATAGAACCTGCAGCTCTTCCAGCTGGTCCGGGAGCGGACGGAACTCCTCATCCCACTCCACACCACCGACACCTCCAGGCCGGGGAAGAAGTCTGGTGGAGCGGATAaaggcagtggaggaggaggactgtgATGCATGGTGATGATGGTAGTGACAATCACCTTCATTACGAGTGCCCTTCATTCCACCTCTATCCTTattgctgtccagactttccAAGGACAAACCAATAGGATCAGTTAAGGAGAGTGAGCTACCCAAAGCCAGGCCATCTGAGGATTTCGAGAGCCCACGGAGGTCACACAACCTATGACCTGCACTAAGAGTTGCCTTTTCTCTGATCTGTCCTGTGCCGCTCAGGGGAAAGTCCAAACCTGATAGGCTGGTGGAGTTGCAAAGGTGGTCAAGTTCAATTCCTGAGTCCTGGAAGCCTGGATCTGTTTGGAGGTTAGATTGATCCTGCAGTTCAGACCCATCCCACTCACTGACAACCCTTCCTGCCCTCAGAGGGTATGTGTAGTCCAAGAGGGCCTGGTACTCTCTGTCTGGGTCCCAGCTTGGAGAACTCCTGTTTGGGGATGGGGGCAAAGACTCAGGGATGGCGCAGGCCCAGTAGTTAGCCTGATTGGGGGACATGGTGTGGAGAGCGGGTGAAAACCGTCTCTTTAAGTAACCTATGGAAGAGCACATAGTTAGGTCTCTCTCCActtctcctgctcttcctcccttGCCACCTAACCTGACCTCTGTTCGCTGAGACCTGGAGTAACGTGAGCGGGGAGTGTAAGTAGGAGACAGGAGAGTCGAAGCCAGTCGAGGCCTGAGAGGCGAGGTTAGGGTATGGACCTCCAGGGATGGGCTGGAGAGGCTGTGTCGAGCCACTATGCTACCTAGGTAGGGTGATCCAAAGGTGGGTTCTTCATGGGACAGCCTGCCCATAAGATCTGAGACACCCAGGGATGAACTGAGGTCTTCTCTGCAGGTTGAAGGAGGTGAGGCGTTACCCTGAGAGAGGCCAAGGCTGTCTGAGGTCACCTCTTCTCTTGGTCTGGTCAGGAAGTCCATATTAGCCTGCTGCTGATATCTTTCTGTCCTGCAACCTGTCCAGTGTTTGTCCTTCAAGGAAGGAGATGCATAGAATTAACAAATGATGGCTATTGCTGTGATataattcaaacaaaaaaaaatgcagttctaTATGAAAACAGTATGCTGCAGTATCAAATAAATTAGCTCCATGAggttttatcttttttcctATAAGGTTACGGTAGcaacaaacacatttattttatattctaagAGTTCATTCATCTGTCATTCTCCTCACCTTCTCAGGGTGCTCCTGTGGGTGTGTCTTCTTCAAGATAGACGTCTGCTGTTCCACAGAGAACAAAGGTTTCCTCATGACATACTGCCGGTCAGTTAAATACCTGGAGGTGGGTGCCATGGTAACACTTTTTCGTGGacctcctctttccctttctttctccatgctctctctttctgtgtctttggTAGACTGGGGTGGGCTTCTGGTGTGTATAAACTGTGGGATCTGTGTCCTCCATCGCCTGCTGCAGTGCTTGGCTTCCATTGGGTGGGAGACACCTGTCAACTGACAGAATAAAATAGTTCAGTTACTACTGGAGAAAAAAGCTTttgtattaaaaacaaacatgttagGGTTAGCCTGATAAAAGCTCTAACAACCAAAATGTGTTAGGGTTTTGAACATTAAGGCTTTGCTCTCCAAGGTTAGCTCAGTTGTTTCATTCTCATGGgtcattttcattcatgcaCCTTGGAGGAGCTGTCATGATGCAGcagactgtttttttgtccaagGTCCTGTCAACTTCCAGCATCATGCCTCTGGTATAAGGCATGCTGACACCTCATGTGTCCCTGGCAAACACTGTAATAGTACAAGAAAAAGTGCAGCGATCACGTCTGCCGAATAAAAGACTACGTGAAAACATTAAACAAGACATAGAAATATAGAAGATATAGAAGATATTATGTTAAGCTACAATGTGCAACTTTTCACCTTACTGCCCTGTGCTAATGACTTCCCTTCTCTTTGTTAATTGATAACATAAGCCTACACACACCTTGttttaattacacacacactctatttTGCACTTGGACACTTAAAGTTGCTTAGCAAGCGGAATCCCTCTACTTGCTGTCTGAGATCAACAAGCACGGAGCCTGATAACTATCGCATTGGATCCCTGTGGGTGTAATGATATGTTTGCACCTCCTGGCAAACTCACCTTACCGATCTCATTAAGACTGCATGCACAGACTTGCCTGAGCTCACTGGACCAAAGAAGAACACCACTCTTTGTCCACTGGGCCTGCTGACTCACTGGCAGTGTGGGCCACAACTATAGACAGTGTGTCCACTGTGGGTTTAGCCTCACAGCTTTAACTCATGCTTTAACTCAACTCCATGGTTAGACTCCTGCAATGGAGGTGGCAGCAttcaataaataatcaataaccAAAAATGTTGGGAGTAGGTATCGTTTGCACAAAGTACCTTGAGATTCCATGCCAGAAAAACTTCGAGAATCTTGCGCACACTGTTACtttttttgcccaaaatgcACTGCCCCATAGCACTTTGTTGGTCAtgtgaaaaaacactgaaggaaaaaaaatcagtctttcTCCCAACTTTGATTTGGTGTTCAACAAATTaatcactgtcaaataaatattgcaaAAGAATACTAGGCCAGGGATAACACTCAAACTATGATAAACTGTTTGCATGCTCTGACAACGGCTGCTAAAATCAAGCCATGACATATGTCTGGaaaaattgattaaaataaagaatGATAGGGTAGtagcaaaatgaagaaatggcTAAATATTTTATCACAACTGGAATGCTGCTCCTGTCCTAGTTTTCCTTTGTGGCACAGGTGTCAGACCATGTGCACTGGAGGACCGAGAGCAGGCAGGTTTACACTGCAACCAAACACCACACTGAGCCTGTGTTCGCAGTGTGGTGCTACTCATGATTAACACTAAGCCCGACATTAAATGAGTATATAGTCTGTTCCCCCTTAATCACAGATCAATTTTGTGGATGTGAAAAATTCCCCAGTATGTTTTCTGAATGTGTTGGCATACCAGACATATTTGACATTTATAGGACTGGGCAATATCTCACTATTCTATTGATGGCATATATATGGCTTAAGTGTTTTTTaagactgcattacagtaaaggggtTCAGTTTTCTGAACCTATTAGGCAgttattgctttttttattatttgcctgtGCCTGCTTAATCATCATATTCATATTACTAATCTCTGTTTATCAGAAATTTCATGTGTGTTAGTATCTTATGAAATCACCAAGTCATTTATACAATATCATCattacaatatcatcacaatatcaatattgcagtattcagtcaaagacatCATAGTATTTGAATTTGTCTACATCACTCAGCCCTATGATGTACgttaaaataagtgaaataagTCAGCCTTACAGAATtatgaataatatatataatgtcACTGGATAACAGGAAATGTGAACTTCATCAGCATGATTAGTAATGTGATCTGGTCATTTTATGCACTGAGTGTACTGcatgtattgtgattctgatttcACCGATCAGCacaccagagaggaggaactaaacACTGAAATCACTTCTGCCATTCCTGCCTTGGGGGAACTGTTAGAGTGACACAGAGGGTTGAGCAAGAAGGCTGCTTTCCATCAGCCATCCTTTCACTGCAGCTGCTTGCAACTCATCTTAAAgttcaaatttttcaaatttttcattACCtgttgctgccatttggagccatAAACACGCACAGTTaccatgtgcaaaacaaatgtgGTGAAAAGGTGATGTAACACATATTTTTAGCAAATTCTGTGTTGTTCAACTCTCTTTTACATTGACCCATAGTAGCAGACCTCTAACAAGCCAATAAGGTAACCCACACCAGAGCCACTGCTGTGACACGGTAGCTTGTGGGGTCTTGTGGGGCCACTTGTCCCCTCTACAGAACTAGGAAGTGTTGGCTGCAAATACTTTGTATAATTCATCCATCATAGTAAGGTTGAGTTCACATTATTCCCCTTTTTTCAACAGCTTTTAACCTGAAACCTGTGAACGTTTATTTTGGAGCGTGCTATTTAGCCCAGCCATGtgttatttaataataataataataataataataataataaataaataaatgaataaataataaaacaccttCTTAGAAAGTGTAAAGACTTGTCTAAAACAAAAtactgcaataaaaatacaattagtCAACAAAAATGTTGTTATTATGTTGTTAAACGCAAAGAAAAGGAATgactgttttaattttattaagcttattttttcattttttttttgacaagaatcTATGTTTTCCTACCAAATAAATGCATGCTTATAGGCCAAAAGTGATGTTTAAACATATGTCTGACAAACAAAGGGCGAATTTTctgttcaaagggttaaataaaatataaattaataaataaataaagcctcTAAGCTCATGGGTTTCACTCAGAAATCCTGGAAGGTGATGCTAGTAAACTGCACATAGCATACTCATGTTTGTACTTGACAATTAGGTTTCGATTTGCTCCCTGCAGGCAGAGAAGTGATCATGTGAGACATAATTTTATGTGGCTAAACAGCAAACTGTATGCAGTCTCGGTTGGTAGGGACGGGGCCCTTTTCTCTCATTCAGCTTTATACCACAGATGtatttttaccaaaaaaaaaaaatgctgaatgcAGCTTTATGggaaagagcagagaaa is a genomic window of Myripristis murdjan chromosome 15, fMyrMur1.1, whole genome shotgun sequence containing:
- the cep68 gene encoding centrosomal protein of 68 kDa; this translates as MEAKHCSRRWRTQIPQFIHTRSPPQSTKDTERESMEKERERGGPRKSVTMAPTSRYLTDRQYVMRKPLFSVEQQTSILKKTHPQEHPEKDKHWTGCRTERYQQQANMDFLTRPREEVTSDSLGLSQGNASPPSTCREDLSSSLGVSDLMGRLSHEEPTFGSPYLGSIVARHSLSSPSLEVHTLTSPLRPRLASTLLSPTYTPRSRYSRSQRTEVRLGGKGGRAGEVERDLTMCSSIGYLKRRFSPALHTMSPNQANYWACAIPESLPPSPNRSSPSWDPDREYQALLDYTYPLRAGRVVSEWDGSELQDQSNLQTDPGFQDSGIELDHLCNSTSLSGLDFPLSGTGQIREKATLSAGHRLCDLRGLSKSSDGLALGSSLSLTDPIGLSLESLDSNKDRGGMKGTRNEGDCHYHHHHASQSSSSTAFIRSTRLLPRPGGVGGVEWDEEFRPLPDQLEELQVLSRQVREVTAQLSQPVTASWESLEPGTTSILSSITLPEKQDAEEVEEQVREQEGDGQETDEGKENVEGCVPETSQYHSKSLHHGDSSEAERKGPRAWMESVSGGLSRSSLREVEALVEQLSGLTLPDMQRRSQEDQEQSESLMQHIQMFCSNLEQLIRWLYAVSDRIEGLAPPTVDIESVKASLAEYQSFQREVSDHQPLTTSVLQTGELLLACINSTSPVLRDTLLLIERQSRALETHTEHLFSSILSAMDSLTQPSQPNKVKEPRAGGQGTMGVQGSTL